Proteins encoded in a region of the Syntrophales bacterium genome:
- a CDS encoding ABC transporter ATP-binding protein, which translates to MIALKDLTKRYGNLLAVNRINLSVSRGEIFGFIGPNGAGKTTTIRMMGGILAPTEGSIVIDGISMAEEPEKAKQRIGFIPDRPFLYEKLTGMEFMRFSADMYGVDEKTFSEKSAYLLKMFSLGDWAGELIEAYSHGMKQRLIISAALLHDPTVIIVDEPIVGLDPAGIKMVKEILRDLARKGTTIFMSTHTLEVAEELCDRIGIIHRGSLIATGTIPDLRQAARVQEGDLLEVFLRLTEEVGEERVPPLLATYDL; encoded by the coding sequence ATGATCGCATTGAAGGATCTGACAAAACGTTATGGCAACCTGCTTGCCGTCAACCGGATCAATCTGTCCGTCTCGAGGGGTGAGATATTTGGATTCATAGGACCGAATGGGGCGGGAAAGACTACGACGATCAGGATGATGGGGGGAATACTGGCACCGACGGAAGGTTCTATCGTGATTGACGGTATCAGTATGGCCGAAGAACCTGAAAAGGCGAAGCAGAGGATCGGTTTCATCCCCGACCGGCCCTTTCTCTATGAAAAGCTGACAGGCATGGAATTCATGCGGTTTTCGGCAGATATGTATGGCGTGGATGAAAAAACATTTTCGGAGAAGTCTGCGTATCTTTTAAAGATGTTTTCCCTTGGCGACTGGGCCGGTGAGCTGATCGAGGCATACTCCCACGGCATGAAACAGCGTCTCATTATCTCAGCGGCTCTCCTTCATGATCCTACGGTAATCATTGTGGATGAACCGATAGTGGGACTGGATCCGGCGGGAATAAAAATGGTCAAAGAGATACTTCGGGATCTGGCCAGAAAGGGAACGACCATCTTTATGTCCACCCATACCCTGGAGGTTGCTGAGGAACTCTGCGACCGTATCGGCATCATTCACCGGGGTTCCCTTATCGCCACAGGGACCATCCCTGACTTGAGACAGGCTGCACGGGTTCAGGAAGGGGACCTCCTGGAGGTGTTTCTCAGACTGACAGAGGAAGTAGGGGAGGAACGCGTTCCGCCCCTACTTGCGACTTATGACTTATGA